The genomic region GGGGGGGTATTCCGTTGGCTACGACTCTTACGATCTGTTCGATCTGGGTGAGTTTGATCAAAAAGGCTCTGTTGCCACCAAATATGGTGATAAGGCACAACTGTTAGCGGCGATCGATGCACTGAAGAAAAACGAGATAGCGGTGCTTCTCGATGTCGTGGTCAACCACAAAATGGGCGCAGATGAGAAAGAGGCCATTCGTGTTCAGCGGGTGAATGAAGACGATCGCACCCAAATCGATGATGAAATTATCGAATGCGAAGGCTGGACGCGCTACACCTTCCCTGCCCGTGCGGGTCAATATTCCCAGTTTATCTGGGACTTCAAATGCTTTAGCGGCATCGACCATATTGAAAACCCGGACGAAGACGGGATTTTTAAAATCGTTAATGACTATACCGGCGAGGGCTGGAACGAGCAGGTCGATGACGAAATGGGTAATTTTGATTATCTGATGGGCGAAAATATCGACTTTCGCAACCATGCCGTCACCGAAGAGATCAAGTACTGGGCGCGCTGGGTCATGGACCAGACGCAGTGTGACGGGTTTCGCCTGGATGCCGTGAAGCATATCCCGGCCTGGTTTTATAAAGAGTGGATTGAACACGTTCAGGAAGTCGCGCCGAAACCGCTGTTTATTGTCGCCGAATACTGGTCGCATGAAGTGGACAAGCTGCAAGCCTATATCGATCAGGTCGAGGGGAAAACGATGCTCTTCGACGCCCCGCTGCAAATGAAATTTCACGAGGCTTCCCGTCAGGGGCGTGACTATGACATGAGCCAGATTTTCACCGGTACGCTGGTTGAAGCCGATCCTTTTCACGCGGTCACTCTGGTGGCTAACCATGACACTCAGCCATTGCAGGCACTGGAGGCGCCGGTCGAGGCCTGGTTTAAACCTCTCGCCTACGCGTTGATCCTGCTGCGGGAAAATGGCGTACCGTCTGTGTTTTATCCCGATCTCTACGGTGCGCACTACGAAGATACCGGCGGCGATGGCGAAACCTACGCGATTGATATGCCCGTCATTGAACAGCTTGATGCGCTCATTCTCGCACGTCAGCGTTTTGCTCACGGTATTCAGACGCTATGGTTTGATCACCCCAACTGCATTGCTTTTAGCCGCAGCGGTACGGATGAAGATCCTGGCTGCGTGGTCGTGCTGTCCAACGGGGACGACGGAGAAAAAACCCTAACGCTGGGCGAAAACTACGGCAATAAAACGTGGTGTGATTATCTGGGTAATCGTGAAGAGCGTGTGGTTACGGATGAAAATGGGGAAGCGACGTTCTTTTGCAACGGCGGCAGCGTAAGCGTGTGGGTGATTGAAGAGATCATTTAACCGCACACCCCGACAGTAAACCTGCCGGGGTACTTTACGTTACGGTAATGCTGAAGGGAGTGGCGCTTTTTCCAGCGCGGCAGCACACTCTACCGTCGGGCGATCGACGCGTTGCAGGGTCATGCCATCATATTCCAGGCTATTTCCTTCGCGTTCAATTTCATAAAGCTCGCGTTTCACCGTCACGTTGGTCAACTCGCCAGAGAGCATGGTCAGTTTACCCGGCAGGGCGATAACCCGTTGCCACTGCCGACAGTCCAGCGTATCCCCTTCTTTGGTCACCACCAGACTGGCAATCGCTTCCGGACTCACCAGTTTGCGCTGAGGACCGTTGGTCTGCCAGTACCCTTCCAGCCCTGCGG from Citrobacter sp. RHB25-C09 harbors:
- the amyA gene encoding alpha-amylase, whose amino-acid sequence is MKNPTLLQYFHWYYPEGGKLWSELAERADGLNDIGINMVWLPPAYKGASGGYSVGYDSYDLFDLGEFDQKGSVATKYGDKAQLLAAIDALKKNEIAVLLDVVVNHKMGADEKEAIRVQRVNEDDRTQIDDEIIECEGWTRYTFPARAGQYSQFIWDFKCFSGIDHIENPDEDGIFKIVNDYTGEGWNEQVDDEMGNFDYLMGENIDFRNHAVTEEIKYWARWVMDQTQCDGFRLDAVKHIPAWFYKEWIEHVQEVAPKPLFIVAEYWSHEVDKLQAYIDQVEGKTMLFDAPLQMKFHEASRQGRDYDMSQIFTGTLVEADPFHAVTLVANHDTQPLQALEAPVEAWFKPLAYALILLRENGVPSVFYPDLYGAHYEDTGGDGETYAIDMPVIEQLDALILARQRFAHGIQTLWFDHPNCIAFSRSGTDEDPGCVVVLSNGDDGEKTLTLGENYGNKTWCDYLGNREERVVTDENGEATFFCNGGSVSVWVIEEII
- the yedD gene encoding lipoprotein YedD → MKKLAIVGALLMLAGCAEVENYNNVVKTPAPAGLEGYWQTNGPQRKLVSPEAIASLVVTKEGDTLDCRQWQRVIALPGKLTMLSGELTNVTVKRELYEIEREGNSLEYDGMTLQRVDRPTVECAAALEKAPLPSALP